In the Helicobacter typhlonius genome, one interval contains:
- the hisS gene encoding histidine--tRNA ligase — protein MVTPRTLSGFKDRLPKEALAKALLLNQLSDVFMKFGFVPIETPHLEYADVLVKQGSDEIQKELYRFTDHGGRDVALRFDLTVPLARFISQYKNEVNLPFKRFAIGSVFRGERAQRGRYREFTQCDFDFIGSDSTSCDAEILQVIYASLNQLGIDEFTIWLNHRGILDGICEYCGIVNDKDINSALRIIDKFDKIGKDGVAAELQKELSLSGKQVEQLLEYTSIKQQGDSENFFKQIAFMSEFNESIKRGIDDLKALYEVLAPLQMDRDTYRINFSIARGLGYYTGIVYETTLNALKSIGSVCSGGRYDNLTRTFSKERMSGVGASIGLDRLLAALEELGLLHMNATSACALIVCMDRSYFGYAHLLAETFRRSKVPIEVYPEINKLKKQFGYANTKGYEFVIVIGESEFSSKTLTLKNMASSMQMNNISFLKALTLIQEEKEDRTI, from the coding sequence TTGGTTACCCCTCGCACATTGAGCGGATTTAAAGATAGACTACCTAAGGAAGCCCTAGCAAAGGCACTTTTACTCAATCAATTAAGTGATGTATTTATGAAGTTTGGTTTTGTGCCTATTGAAACACCGCATTTAGAATATGCTGATGTGCTTGTGAAACAAGGAAGTGATGAGATTCAAAAAGAATTATATCGTTTTACGGACCACGGGGGGCGCGATGTGGCGTTAAGATTTGATTTGACCGTGCCTTTAGCGCGATTTATTTCGCAATACAAAAATGAAGTGAATTTGCCCTTTAAACGTTTTGCTATAGGGAGCGTGTTTCGCGGAGAACGGGCACAAAGAGGGCGATATAGGGAATTTACACAATGTGATTTTGACTTTATAGGAAGTGATAGTACCTCGTGTGATGCAGAGATTTTGCAAGTGATTTATGCTTCACTCAACCAGCTTGGTATAGATGAATTTACCATTTGGCTTAATCATCGCGGAATCCTCGATGGAATCTGTGAATATTGCGGTATTGTAAATGATAAAGATATAAATAGTGCGCTAAGGATTATCGATAAGTTTGATAAGATTGGCAAGGATGGCGTGGCTGCCGAACTACAGAAGGAATTATCATTAAGTGGCAAACAGGTTGAACAACTGCTAGAATATACTTCAATCAAGCAACAGGGCGATAGTGAGAACTTTTTTAAGCAAATTGCATTTATGAGTGAGTTTAATGAATCTATTAAAAGGGGTATTGATGATTTAAAAGCCTTATATGAGGTGCTCGCGCCATTACAAATGGATAGAGATACTTATCGCATTAACTTTTCAATCGCTAGAGGACTTGGGTACTACACAGGAATTGTGTATGAGACGACTCTAAATGCACTAAAAAGTATAGGAAGTGTCTGCTCCGGAGGGCGATATGACAATCTCACTCGCACTTTTTCTAAGGAGAGAATGAGCGGTGTGGGCGCGAGTATTGGGCTAGATAGACTTTTGGCTGCGCTGGAAGAATTGGGGCTTTTGCATATGAATGCGACTTCTGCATGCGCACTTATTGTATGTATGGATAGGTCTTATTTTGGCTATGCACATTTACTTGCCGAGACTTTCCGCCGCTCAAAAGTGCCTATTGAAGTTTATCCAGAGATCAATAAGCTCAAAAAGCAGTTTGGTTATGCTAATACAAAGGGATACGAGTTTGTAATCGTAATAGGTGAGAGTGAGTTTAGCTCAAAAACACTTACTCTCAAAAATATGGCTTCAAGTATGCAGATGAATAATATCAGTTTTCTTAAAGCCCTCACGCTTATACAAGAAGAGAAAGAGGATAGGACAATTTAA
- a CDS encoding M3 family oligoendopeptidase: protein MESSQWQLNALFRNEEHLERFMSAHTRRTKQFAKAYEQKLNTIRSDFFCEVLKEYEAVLEGFSRIMTYVFLRFAKDTTQGDMYAKYEMQTTQMQNLVLFFELEFCNLPSQKRDEIIAHAPQYEYFLQKLIEQDKYQLSLAEEKVLLSTSPVGVNAFSRLFDEHLANLSFKVPKSKDSKTHFKEAKKSQKGHKSKLNEEEILSLLHHHKREVRKEAQKIFTKKLYKSRHLLAYILNMVRKDLHISTQLRGYKLPESFRHISNAATQKSVDKLIEVTSTHYPLVSEYYEIKAKLLGIKELKDYDRYAPIESKAHNLSYNEAINLVLKSFGQFSGEFKSIAMKALRKGWVDSHPAPHKRGGAFSHGSVPSAHPYVLLNYTESRRDAFTIAHEFGHMIHQELSKTQGYLNMDTPLTTAETASVFAEMLLFDTLKATLSREELIPLYAGKLEDIFSTLFRQVVMTHFERRIHAQSDELKPEQFDEIWKEENERMFGKSVSLSKNYEGWWCYIPHFIHSPFYCYAYSYGQLLVLALFGLYKSQKTTQGKAKFIQKYIQFLSLGGSKSPKDLISTFGLNLESDKFWLIGMNEVQKMLTEFKELINAKDSVFTCV from the coding sequence GTGGAATCTTCGCAATGGCAACTTAACGCACTTTTTAGGAACGAGGAGCATTTGGAGCGATTTATGAGCGCACACACACGCAGAACTAAGCAGTTTGCAAAGGCTTATGAGCAAAAGCTAAATACCATTAGGTCGGATTTCTTTTGCGAGGTATTAAAGGAGTATGAAGCGGTATTGGAGGGATTTTCGCGCATTATGACTTATGTGTTTTTGCGCTTTGCAAAGGATACCACGCAAGGTGATATGTATGCAAAATATGAAATGCAAACTACACAGATGCAGAATCTCGTGTTGTTTTTTGAGCTAGAATTTTGCAATCTTCCCAGTCAAAAGCGCGATGAGATTATCGCTCACGCACCTCAATATGAATATTTTTTACAAAAGCTTATTGAGCAAGATAAGTATCAGCTCTCTCTAGCAGAGGAAAAAGTGCTTTTGAGCACTTCTCCGGTGGGTGTAAATGCGTTTTCGCGCCTATTTGATGAGCATTTAGCAAATCTTAGCTTCAAAGTACCAAAGAGTAAGGATTCTAAAACGCATTTTAAAGAGGCAAAAAAATCACAAAAAGGACATAAATCAAAGCTCAATGAGGAGGAGATTCTAAGTTTGCTTCATCATCATAAACGCGAAGTGCGTAAAGAAGCGCAAAAAATCTTTACAAAAAAGCTTTATAAATCTCGACATCTTTTAGCTTATATTCTTAATATGGTTCGAAAGGATTTGCATATTAGCACACAGCTACGCGGGTATAAATTACCAGAATCTTTCCGCCACATCTCAAATGCCGCAACACAAAAAAGTGTGGATAAACTCATCGAAGTAACAAGCACCCATTATCCGCTTGTAAGTGAATACTATGAGATAAAAGCAAAACTGCTTGGTATAAAAGAGTTAAAAGACTATGATAGATACGCACCTATTGAAAGCAAAGCGCATAATCTCTCTTATAATGAGGCGATTAACCTCGTGCTAAAATCCTTTGGGCAATTTAGTGGGGAATTTAAAAGTATTGCAATGAAAGCCTTAAGAAAAGGTTGGGTAGATTCTCATCCTGCACCACATAAGCGAGGCGGGGCATTTAGTCACGGCAGTGTGCCGAGTGCGCACCCTTATGTGTTGCTAAACTATACAGAATCTCGCCGAGATGCTTTCACAATTGCTCATGAATTTGGGCATATGATTCATCAAGAGCTTTCTAAAACACAGGGTTATCTTAATATGGATACACCACTTACCACAGCTGAAACAGCCTCTGTGTTTGCAGAAATGCTCCTTTTTGATACTCTCAAGGCAACCTTGAGTAGAGAGGAGCTAATCCCGCTCTATGCAGGGAAGCTAGAGGATATTTTCTCCACACTCTTTAGACAGGTTGTGATGACACATTTTGAGCGCAGAATTCACGCGCAAAGCGATGAGTTAAAGCCTGAGCAGTTTGATGAAATATGGAAAGAAGAAAACGAGCGTATGTTTGGTAAAAGCGTGAGTTTAAGCAAGAATTATGAGGGCTGGTGGTGCTATATCCCGCATTTCATACACTCGCCATTTTATTGCTATGCATATAGCTATGGGCAGTTGCTTGTTTTGGCACTCTTTGGTTTGTATAAATCCCAAAAAACAACACAAGGCAAGGCGAAATTCATACAAAAGTATATACAATTCCTCTCGCTCGGCGGGAGCAAAAGCCCTAAAGATTTGATTAGCACTTTTGGTTTGAATCTAGAGAGCGATAAATTTTGGTTAATTGGAATGAATGAGGTGCAGAAAATGCTTACAGAATTTAAGGAGCTTATAAATGCAAAAGATTCTGTTTTCACCTGCGTTTAA
- a CDS encoding HdrB C-terminal domain-containing protein, translating to MKYIIYDKYDSALNPQGLLSTTKALFAALNLEVISPASLQAQGLFDCGGYWARLAQKNDLLRNVAYNLALANAADATLVFVEEDAYANAFYAKSFIESHSHIMREIETQYLHQFNLLYDSKVQMCYLPDLLNSIDISPLIQKRFTQFLTAIVRGGYQAYVPKSTNHRIYNQVGLKVLETPLANQYYAHLLQVNPQVAYANSARLFFDLADLGVDFILSYSLSQFAMLDSNRAKICKACNRDNIAIPVLLLPQILLLALGQEDRNTLGFTYHKQKVEMF from the coding sequence ATGAAATATATCATCTACGATAAATACGATAGTGCGCTAAATCCGCAAGGATTGCTCTCTACTACAAAAGCTTTGTTTGCTGCACTGAATTTAGAGGTGATTTCTCCTGCTTCGTTACAAGCACAAGGTTTGTTTGATTGCGGTGGGTATTGGGCTAGATTAGCACAAAAAAACGATTTATTGCGCAATGTCGCTTACAATCTCGCTCTTGCAAATGCTGCAGATGCTACACTTGTTTTTGTCGAGGAAGACGCATATGCAAATGCCTTTTATGCAAAGAGTTTTATAGAATCCCATAGTCATATTATGCGTGAGATAGAAACGCAATATTTACATCAATTTAATCTCCTTTACGATAGCAAGGTGCAAATGTGTTACTTACCCGATTTGCTTAATAGCATTGATATTAGCCCATTAATCCAAAAAAGATTCACACAATTTCTCACTGCAATCGTGCGTGGTGGGTATCAAGCCTATGTGCCAAAAAGCACAAATCATAGAATTTACAACCAAGTTGGCTTAAAGGTGCTCGAGACACCGCTTGCTAATCAATATTACGCACACTTACTGCAAGTGAATCCACAGGTTGCATATGCAAATAGTGCGCGATTATTTTTTGATTTAGCAGATTTAGGCGTGGATTTCATACTTTCATACTCACTTAGTCAGTTTGCTATGCTAGATTCTAATCGTGCTAAGATTTGCAAGGCTTGTAATCGCGATAATATTGCTATTCCTGTGCTGTTATTACCTCAAATATTGTTACTCGCTTTAGGACAGGAGGATAGAAATACTCTTGGATTCACATACCATAAGCAAAAGGTGGAGATGTTTTAA
- a CDS encoding DUF5644 domain-containing protein has translation MDKVNLEVFRFQAGVDYLPYYTKLVFTFSSQHKLSHLLTFLHDEIGDYGYDKTYLALRINHIVIFEDMSITELVQRFGTEWQIEPLSIYYANKDLLLNKDALWRKYDTFFTEADFISEVEKKELGKYLILNLITSMENEDYLGDGFFLYLKWLISRHPHKMQFFTKWLLDKNGGILYFVSLADMVYPRANTLDEEIWELMRDIVFSYESKQIKALTTLKCGRKG, from the coding sequence ATGGATAAAGTGAATCTTGAAGTCTTTAGATTCCAAGCGGGTGTGGATTATCTGCCTTATTATACAAAGCTTGTTTTTACCTTTAGTTCTCAACATAAACTTTCTCATTTGCTTACTTTTTTGCACGATGAAATAGGCGATTATGGTTATGACAAGACATATTTAGCATTGCGTATTAATCATATAGTAATTTTCGAGGATATGAGCATTACAGAATTAGTGCAGAGATTTGGCACAGAATGGCAAATCGAGCCATTGAGTATATATTATGCTAACAAAGATTTGCTCCTTAATAAAGATGCTTTGTGGCGTAAGTATGATACATTTTTTACAGAGGCTGATTTTATAAGTGAAGTGGAAAAAAAGGAACTAGGCAAATACTTAATATTGAATCTTATCACATCTATGGAGAATGAGGATTATTTAGGTGATGGGTTTTTTCTTTATCTCAAGTGGCTTATCTCGCGTCACCCACACAAAATGCAGTTTTTTACAAAATGGCTTTTAGATAAAAATGGCGGAATCTTATATTTTGTGAGCCTCGCAGATATGGTTTATCCACGCGCAAATACGCTTGATGAGGAGATATGGGAATTGATGAGGGATATTGTATTTTCTTATGAGAGTAAGCAGATAAAAGCTCTAACGACTTTGAAGTGCGGACGAAAAGGATAA
- a CDS encoding glycosyltransferase family 9 protein: MSLAQDTIPTHSVKSILLRLPNWLGDSVMVSPAFEWLKQSFKNADFTLVGTKASCGIYERDSRVKHIFIDESKSAKCRIYAIKKLAKNVGIHDISITFANTFFSALFLFFSKSKVRIGYAKNARSFLLTHALPLHHIKGTHQVHLYLKLIAPLESVQQQAYKAYQDMLDSENEAEFLPQDSVQLHQWLERIEQLLLDYKSAPSLPFRLDLLPILAKKPLSLISYPLNLATQNTQDSQNIAIGINPGAAFGSAKCWEKSYFVEIIKHFLTLSYDVYLFGSSDTKGTNAQIADSIASHSNARFFHNLTDKTNLNQLIDYINAMNVFITNDSGPMHIAAALKVPMVAIFGPTNIKETAPYKPTSLKKLPFLLHTNDDSIDSQFIESSAQDKDRATITAQDSQQVSQDSHHAQNPYESCILLCKYVPCSPCKKRECPLKHHNCMKLITPQEVITYTMNLLKNNEKRLSNDT; the protein is encoded by the coding sequence ATGTCTTTAGCGCAAGATACTATCCCTACTCATTCTGTCAAAAGCATACTTCTGCGTTTGCCAAATTGGTTAGGTGATAGTGTAATGGTCTCTCCTGCATTTGAATGGCTTAAACAAAGCTTTAAAAATGCAGATTTTACGCTTGTAGGCACAAAGGCAAGTTGTGGAATCTATGAGCGAGATTCGCGCGTAAAGCATATTTTTATTGATGAAAGCAAAAGTGCGAAATGTAGAATCTATGCTATCAAAAAACTTGCTAAAAATGTAGGTATACACGATATTTCAATTACATTTGCAAATACCTTTTTTTCCGCACTCTTCTTATTTTTTAGTAAAAGCAAGGTGCGTATAGGCTATGCTAAAAACGCTAGAAGTTTTCTCTTAACCCACGCCCTGCCCTTACACCACATCAAAGGCACACATCAGGTGCATTTATACCTCAAACTCATCGCGCCTTTAGAATCTGTGCAACAACAAGCTTACAAGGCTTATCAAGATATGCTTGATAGTGAAAACGAAGCGGAATTTTTGCCCCAAGATAGTGTGCAGCTACACCAATGGTTGGAGCGCATAGAGCAGCTGCTCCTTGACTACAAATCTGCCCCCTCATTGCCATTTAGGCTAGATTTGCTCCCTATTCTCGCTAAAAAGCCACTTAGCCTTATCTCATATCCTTTGAATCTCGCCACGCAAAACACACAAGATTCACAAAATATCGCCATAGGTATAAATCCCGGAGCAGCTTTTGGCAGTGCAAAATGTTGGGAAAAGTCCTATTTTGTGGAGATTATTAAACATTTTCTCACACTCTCTTATGATGTGTATCTTTTTGGCTCAAGCGATACCAAAGGCACGAACGCGCAAATTGCGGATTCTATCGCTTCTCATTCCAATGCACGATTTTTTCACAACCTCACAGACAAGACAAATCTCAATCAGCTTATTGATTATATTAACGCAATGAATGTCTTTATCACCAACGACAGCGGTCCTATGCACATTGCCGCCGCACTCAAAGTGCCTATGGTAGCGATTTTTGGTCCTACAAATATCAAAGAAACCGCACCATATAAGCCCACATCGCTAAAAAAATTACCTTTTTTACTCCACACAAATGATGATTCTATAGATTCTCAATTTATAGAATCTAGCGCACAGGATAAAGACAGGGCAACTATCACTGCACAGGATTCACAGCAGGTTTCACAAGATTCACACCACGCGCAAAACCCTTATGAATCTTGTATTTTACTCTGCAAATATGTGCCTTGCTCACCTTGCAAGAAGCGTGAATGCCCCTTGAAACATCATAATTGTATGAAGCTTATCACACCGCAAGAAGTTATCACTTATACAATGAATCTGCTAAAAAACAATGAAAAAAGGCTAAGCAATGATACTTGA
- a CDS encoding TerB family tellurite resistance protein, with translation MEILLLLIAGVVVYFLYNTLQDYLKNPINQQSYPKQLEDTNINFQNAYEQVSVVEKAKSNEFSVLAAILGNFIVWSKMKTCPLKKELLDGILTDMASESKNPKLSKEELSKIVMEQKNHDTTIQIDELIDELCEEYVALTKGEYKKRLKVVEFLFALAYADGVLSEDEEDCIIDIAAFFELANDDFNALYESFKQIYAQAKTMSEKEATAIFVLQDSKDLNKRDLEQKYHDLIKNAKQNIFDSKNINKTFRDTSLSRIKEIDEAYTLLKPLAQDRRSSQETQGDSQDLENLQNSQVLQDSQKDEKSTTDKPRSSWDF, from the coding sequence ATGGAAATTTTACTTTTACTTATTGCTGGAGTGGTAGTGTATTTTCTTTACAATACATTGCAAGATTATCTTAAAAACCCCATTAATCAGCAGTCTTACCCAAAGCAGCTTGAGGATACAAACATAAATTTTCAAAATGCTTACGAGCAAGTGAGTGTTGTGGAGAAGGCAAAATCAAACGAATTTTCTGTGTTGGCAGCTATTTTAGGTAATTTTATCGTGTGGAGTAAGATGAAAACGTGTCCGCTCAAAAAAGAATTGCTTGATGGAATACTTACAGATATGGCATCAGAATCTAAAAATCCAAAGTTAAGTAAAGAAGAATTAAGCAAAATAGTGATGGAGCAAAAAAATCACGACACTACAATCCAGATTGATGAGTTAATTGATGAGTTATGTGAGGAATATGTAGCACTCACAAAGGGCGAGTATAAAAAACGTCTTAAAGTAGTGGAATTTTTGTTTGCCCTTGCTTATGCCGATGGCGTTTTGAGCGAAGATGAAGAAGATTGTATTATCGATATTGCGGCGTTTTTTGAGCTAGCAAATGATGATTTTAACGCGCTATATGAGTCTTTTAAACAAATTTATGCACAAGCAAAAACTATGAGTGAGAAAGAGGCTACGGCAATATTTGTTCTTCAGGATTCAAAAGATTTAAACAAGCGGGATTTAGAGCAAAAATATCACGATTTAATCAAAAATGCTAAGCAAAATATCTTTGATAGTAAAAACATTAATAAGACTTTCCGTGATACCTCGCTTTCGCGCATTAAGGAGATTGATGAAGCCTACACACTTCTTAAGCCTTTGGCACAAGATAGGCGAAGTTCGCAAGAGACGCAAGGGGATTCACAGGATTTAGAGAATCTGCAAAATTCACAAGTTTTACAAGATTCGCAAAAAGATGAAAAAAGCACAACAGACAAGCCACGCTCTAGCTGGGACTTTTAG